A region from the Pseudomonas triticicola genome encodes:
- the iscR gene encoding Fe-S cluster assembly transcriptional regulator IscR codes for MRLTTKGRYAVTAMLDLALHAQHGPVSLADISERQGISLSYLEQLFAKLRRSNLVSSVRGPGGGYQLSRDMQGIQVAQVIDAVNESVDATKCQGQGDCHSGDTCLTHHLWCDLSLQIHEFLSGISLADLVTRREVQEVAQRQDQRRCSSKAPRLDKIEASAVE; via the coding sequence ATGCGACTGACTACAAAAGGCCGATACGCCGTGACCGCCATGCTTGACCTGGCGTTGCACGCGCAGCACGGGCCGGTGTCTCTGGCCGATATCTCCGAGCGCCAAGGCATCTCCCTGTCCTACCTCGAACAGCTGTTCGCCAAGCTGCGCCGCAGCAACCTGGTTTCCAGCGTTCGCGGTCCGGGTGGTGGCTACCAGTTGTCCCGCGACATGCAGGGCATCCAGGTCGCCCAGGTGATCGATGCGGTGAACGAATCGGTCGATGCCACCAAGTGCCAGGGCCAGGGCGATTGCCATTCCGGTGATACCTGCCTGACCCATCACCTGTGGTGCGACTTGAGCCTGCAGATTCACGAATTTCTGAGCGGTATCAGCTTGGCCGACCTTGTGACTCGCCGTGAGGTACAAGAAGTAGCCCAGCGTCAGGACCAGCGCCGTTGCAGCAGCAAGGCGCCACGCCTGGACAAGATTGAAGCGTCCGCCGTCGAATGA
- a CDS encoding IscS subfamily cysteine desulfurase: MKLPIYLDYSATTPVDPRVAQKMSECLLVDGNFGNPASRSHVFGWKAEESVENARRQVADLVNADPREIVWTSGATESDNLAIKGAAHFYASKGKHLITSKIEHKAVLDTMRQLEREGFEVTYLEPTEDGLITPAMIDAALREDTILVSVMHVNNEIGTINDIAAIGEMLRAKGVLFHVDAAQSTGKVEIDLQKLKVDMMSFSAHKTYGPKGIGALYVSRKPRVRIEATMHGGGHERGMRSGTLATHQIVGMGEAFRVAKEDMAAENVRIKALSDRFYKQVEHLEELYVNGSLTARVPHNLNLSFNYVEGESLIMALKDLAVSSGSACTSASLEPSYVLRALGRNDELAHSSIRFTFGRFTTEEEIDYAAQKVCEAVTKLRALSPLWDMYKDGVDISKIEWAAH, translated from the coding sequence ATGAAATTGCCGATTTACCTTGATTACTCTGCAACCACCCCGGTTGATCCGCGCGTTGCGCAGAAAATGAGTGAATGCCTGCTGGTCGACGGAAACTTCGGTAACCCGGCGTCCCGCTCCCACGTGTTCGGCTGGAAGGCTGAAGAGTCCGTCGAAAACGCTCGTCGTCAGGTGGCCGATCTGGTCAACGCCGACCCGCGCGAAATCGTCTGGACCTCCGGTGCCACTGAATCCGACAACCTGGCGATCAAGGGCGCGGCACATTTCTACGCTTCCAAGGGCAAGCACCTGATCACCAGCAAGATCGAGCACAAGGCTGTCCTCGACACCATGCGCCAGCTGGAGCGTGAAGGTTTCGAAGTGACCTACCTCGAGCCGACCGAAGACGGTCTGATCACCCCGGCAATGATTGATGCGGCCCTGCGCGAAGACACCATTCTGGTGTCGGTGATGCACGTCAACAACGAAATCGGCACCATCAACGACATCGCCGCCATCGGCGAGATGCTGCGCGCCAAGGGCGTGCTGTTCCATGTCGACGCTGCTCAGTCCACCGGCAAGGTCGAAATCGATCTGCAGAAGCTGAAAGTCGACATGATGTCGTTCTCCGCCCACAAGACTTATGGCCCTAAAGGCATCGGCGCGCTGTACGTCAGCCGCAAGCCGCGTGTGCGCATCGAAGCGACCATGCACGGCGGCGGTCACGAGCGCGGCATGCGTTCCGGCACCCTGGCGACCCACCAGATCGTCGGTATGGGCGAAGCGTTCCGCGTAGCCAAGGAAGACATGGCCGCTGAAAACGTGCGCATCAAAGCCTTGAGCGATCGCTTCTACAAGCAGGTCGAGCACCTGGAAGAGCTGTACGTCAACGGCAGCCTGACCGCCCGCGTTCCGCACAACCTGAACCTGAGCTTCAACTACGTTGAAGGCGAGTCGCTGATCATGGCGCTCAAGGATCTGGCGGTATCGTCCGGTTCGGCATGCACCTCGGCGTCGCTGGAGCCTTCGTACGTACTGCGCGCCCTGGGCCGCAACGACGAACTGGCACACAGCTCGATCCGCTTTACCTTCGGCCGTTTCACCACCGAAGAAGAAATCGACTACGCCGCGCAGAAAGTCTGCGAGGCCGTTACCAAGCTGCGCGCTCTGTCGCCGCTGTGGGACATGTACAAAGACGGCGTCGATATCTCGAAAATCGAGTGGGCGGCACACTAA
- the iscU gene encoding Fe-S cluster assembly scaffold IscU, whose translation MAYSEKVIDHYENPRNVGKMNAEDPDVGTGMVGAPACGDVMRLQIKVNDQGVIEDAKFKTYGCGSAIASSSLATEWMKGKTLDEAETIKNTQLAEELALPPVKIHCSVLAEDAIKAAVRDYKQKKGLI comes from the coding sequence ATGGCTTACAGCGAAAAGGTCATCGACCACTACGAAAACCCGCGCAACGTCGGCAAGATGAACGCGGAAGATCCTGATGTCGGCACCGGCATGGTCGGCGCTCCGGCGTGCGGCGACGTGATGCGTCTGCAGATCAAGGTCAACGATCAGGGCGTTATCGAAGACGCCAAGTTCAAGACCTACGGTTGCGGTTCGGCAATCGCCTCCAGCTCCCTCGCCACCGAGTGGATGAAGGGCAAGACCCTGGACGAAGCCGAAACCATCAAGAACACTCAGCTGGCCGAAGAACTGGCCCTGCCGCCAGTGAAAATCCACTGCTCCGTGCTCGCAGAAGACGCTATCAAAGCGGCAGTTCGCGACTACAAGCAGAAGAAAGGCTTGATCTGA
- the iscA gene encoding iron-sulfur cluster assembly protein IscA, whose translation MAISMTEAAARHVRRSLDGRGKGEGIRLGVRTTGCSGLAYVLEFVDEVVAEDQVFESHGEKVIIDPKSLAYLDGTELDFVKEGLNEGFKFNNPNVRGECGCGESFNI comes from the coding sequence ATGGCTATCAGCATGACAGAAGCGGCTGCTCGACACGTGCGGCGCTCCCTCGACGGGCGCGGCAAAGGTGAAGGGATTCGTCTGGGTGTTCGCACCACAGGCTGTTCCGGCCTTGCCTACGTGCTGGAGTTTGTCGACGAGGTAGTGGCGGAAGATCAGGTGTTCGAGAGTCACGGCGAAAAAGTGATCATCGACCCGAAGAGCCTGGCCTACCTGGACGGCACCGAGCTCGACTTCGTCAAGGAAGGGTTGAACGAAGGCTTCAAGTTCAACAACCCCAACGTGCGCGGTGAATGTGGCTGCGGCGAAAGCTTCAACATCTGA
- the hscB gene encoding co-chaperone HscB — translation MGIPCHFALFELQPSFRLDLEQLATRYRELARGVHPDRFADASEREQRSALEQSARLNDAYQTLKSPAQRARYLLKISGHEVPMEVTVHDPEFLLQQMQWREELEDLQDSADLDGVAVFKRRLKAAQEQLNESFAACWDDAAQREQAERLMRRMQFLDKLTYEVRQLEERLDD, via the coding sequence GTGGGTATTCCTTGTCATTTCGCTTTATTCGAGCTGCAACCGAGCTTCCGCCTGGATCTCGAGCAGTTGGCCACGCGCTACCGTGAGTTGGCGCGCGGCGTCCATCCTGACCGTTTTGCCGATGCATCCGAACGCGAGCAGCGCTCGGCACTCGAGCAATCGGCGCGGCTCAACGACGCCTACCAGACGCTCAAGAGTCCGGCCCAGCGCGCACGCTACCTGCTGAAAATCAGCGGGCATGAAGTGCCGATGGAAGTCACTGTCCACGATCCCGAGTTTCTTTTGCAGCAGATGCAATGGCGCGAAGAGCTCGAAGATCTGCAGGACAGTGCCGACCTCGACGGTGTCGCGGTATTCAAGCGTCGCTTGAAGGCGGCTCAGGAGCAGCTCAACGAAAGCTTCGCAGCCTGTTGGGATGATGCAGCGCAACGCGAGCAGGCCGAACGCCTGATGCGGCGCATGCAGTTCCTCGACAAGCTCACCTACGAAGTGCGCCAGCTGGAAGAGCGCCTCGACGATTAA
- the hscA gene encoding Fe-S protein assembly chaperone HscA: MALLQIAEPGQSPQPHQRRLAVGIDLGTTNSLVAALRSGLSEPLADASGQVILPSAVRYHADRVEVGESAKLAAASDPLNTVLSVKRLMGRGLSDVKQLGEQLPYRFVGGESHMPFIDTVQGPKSPVEVSADILKVLRQRAEATLGGELVGAVITVPAYFDDAQRQATKDAAKLAGLNVLRLLNEPTAAAVAYGLDQHAEGLVAIYDLGGGTFDISILRLTGGVFEVLATGGDSALGGDDFDHAIAGWIIESAGLSADLDPGAQRNLLQIACAAKEALTDAASVEVAYGDWKAQLTREAFDALIEPMVARSLKACRRAVRDSGIELEDVHAVVMVGGSTRVPRVREAVAEAFGRQPLTEIDPDQVVAIGAAIQADTLAGNKRDGGELLLLDVIPLSLGLETMGGLMEKVIPRNTTIPVARAQDFTTYKDGQSAMAIHVLQGERELISDCRSLARFELRGIPAMVAGAAKIRVTFQVDADGLLSVSARELGSGVEASIQVKPSYGLTDGEIAKMLKDSFQHANDDKVARVLREQQVDAQRLLEAVQGALEADGERLLDAEERMVIELQMQELAELMKGTDGYAIEQQTKRLSQVTDAFAARRMDLTVKAALSGRNLNEIEDI; the protein is encoded by the coding sequence ATGGCTCTACTGCAGATCGCCGAACCCGGCCAAAGTCCTCAACCGCACCAGCGTCGCCTGGCTGTGGGCATCGACTTGGGTACTACCAATTCGCTGGTCGCTGCGCTGCGCAGTGGTCTTTCCGAACCGCTGGCCGACGCGAGCGGGCAGGTCATCCTGCCCTCCGCCGTGCGTTATCACGCCGACCGCGTCGAAGTTGGTGAGTCCGCCAAGCTGGCGGCAGCCTCCGATCCTCTGAACACTGTGCTCTCGGTCAAACGCTTGATGGGTCGTGGTCTGTCCGACGTCAAGCAATTGGGCGAGCAGTTGCCGTACCGCTTTGTCGGCGGCGAATCGCACATGCCGTTCATCGATACTGTGCAAGGCCCGAAAAGCCCGGTCGAAGTTTCCGCCGATATCCTCAAGGTCCTGCGTCAGCGCGCTGAAGCGACCTTGGGCGGCGAACTGGTTGGCGCGGTGATCACCGTTCCTGCCTACTTCGACGATGCGCAGCGTCAGGCCACCAAAGACGCGGCCAAACTCGCCGGTCTGAACGTGTTGCGTCTGCTCAACGAGCCGACCGCTGCTGCGGTGGCTTATGGTTTGGATCAGCACGCTGAAGGTCTGGTGGCGATTTATGACCTCGGTGGTGGTACCTTCGATATTTCGATTCTGCGTCTGACTGGCGGCGTCTTTGAAGTTCTGGCCACTGGCGGCGACAGCGCGCTGGGCGGCGATGACTTCGATCACGCGATTGCCGGCTGGATCATCGAGAGCGCTGGCCTGTCCGCCGATCTCGACCCGGGTGCACAACGCAATCTGCTGCAAATCGCCTGTGCGGCCAAAGAAGCTTTGACCGACGCTGCCAGCGTTGAAGTGGCTTACGGCGACTGGAAAGCACAACTGACCCGCGAAGCCTTCGATGCGCTGATAGAGCCGATGGTCGCGCGCAGCCTGAAAGCCTGCCGCCGCGCCGTCCGCGATTCCGGTATTGAACTGGAAGACGTCCACGCCGTGGTCATGGTCGGCGGTTCGACCCGCGTTCCACGTGTGCGTGAAGCCGTTGCCGAAGCGTTCGGTCGTCAGCCATTGACGGAAATCGACCCGGATCAAGTGGTGGCCATCGGGGCCGCGATCCAGGCCGACACCCTGGCTGGCAACAAGCGCGATGGCGGCGAACTGCTGCTGCTCGATGTGATTCCGCTGTCCCTGGGGCTGGAAACCATGGGCGGTCTGATGGAGAAGGTGATTCCGCGCAACACCACCATCCCCGTCGCGCGCGCCCAGGACTTCACCACTTATAAAGACGGCCAGTCGGCCATGGCGATCCACGTGTTGCAGGGTGAGCGCGAGCTGATCAGCGACTGCCGCTCTCTGGCGCGTTTCGAATTGCGCGGCATTCCGGCGATGGTGGCCGGTGCAGCGAAAATTCGCGTGACCTTCCAGGTCGATGCCGACGGTCTGCTCAGCGTGTCTGCCCGTGAATTGGGCTCGGGCGTTGAAGCGAGCATTCAGGTCAAACCTTCCTATGGTCTGACCGATGGCGAAATCGCCAAGATGCTCAAAGATTCGTTCCAGCATGCCAATGACGACAAGGTCGCCCGCGTTCTGCGTGAGCAGCAAGTCGATGCCCAACGCCTGCTCGAAGCGGTGCAGGGCGCTCTGGAGGCCGATGGCGAGCGTTTGCTCGACGCCGAAGAGCGCATGGTCATCGAACTGCAAATGCAGGAACTGGCCGAACTGATGAAAGGTACCGATGGCTACGCCATCGAGCAGCAGACCAAACGTCTGTCGCAAGTGACCGATGCTTTTGCTGCCCGCCGCATGGATCTGACGGTGAAAGCCGCTCTGTCGGGGCGCAACCTGAATGAAATCGAGGATATCTGA
- the fdx gene encoding ISC system 2Fe-2S type ferredoxin: protein MPQVIFLPHEKFCPEGMVVEAAPGTSILELAHEHHIEMESACGGVCACTTCHCIIREGFDSLEEADELEEDFLDRAWGLEAQSRLACQAIVGEEDLTVEIPKYSLNHAAEAPH from the coding sequence ATGCCGCAGGTCATTTTTCTGCCCCACGAGAAGTTCTGCCCTGAAGGCATGGTGGTCGAGGCTGCGCCCGGCACATCGATTCTCGAACTGGCCCACGAACACCATATCGAGATGGAAAGCGCGTGCGGCGGCGTCTGCGCCTGCACCACGTGCCACTGCATCATCCGCGAGGGTTTTGACTCGCTGGAAGAGGCCGACGAGCTGGAGGAAGACTTCCTCGATCGTGCCTGGGGCCTTGAGGCGCAATCGCGTCTGGCTTGCCAGGCTATCGTTGGTGAAGAAGACCTCACCGTCGAAATTCCGAAATATTCGCTTAACCATGCGGCTGAAGCGCCGCACTGA
- the iscX gene encoding Fe-S cluster assembly protein IscX: MSYGWNDVQRIAEELAEAHEGLDPYSVGFVRLQQMILELPGFDASSGRVGEKVLEAVQQLWAEELD; the protein is encoded by the coding sequence ATGAGCTACGGTTGGAATGATGTTCAACGCATTGCAGAAGAGCTGGCCGAGGCCCATGAGGGACTCGACCCGTATTCTGTAGGTTTTGTCCGTTTGCAGCAGATGATTCTTGAACTGCCTGGCTTTGATGCTTCTTCTGGCCGGGTCGGCGAGAAGGTGCTGGAAGCGGTTCAGCAGCTCTGGGCTGAAGAATTGGACTGA
- the ndk gene encoding nucleoside-diphosphate kinase, with translation MAVQRTFSIIKPDAVAKNVIGKITTRFEDAGLRVVASKLKQLSKAEAEGFYAEHSERGFFGDLVAFMTSGPVVVQVLEGENAIARNRELMGATNPKEAAPGTIRADFAESIDANAVHGSDSEAAAAREIAYFFAATEVTTR, from the coding sequence ATGGCTGTTCAACGTACTTTCTCCATCATCAAGCCTGACGCCGTTGCTAAAAACGTGATCGGCAAGATCACCACTCGCTTCGAAGACGCTGGCCTGCGCGTTGTAGCTTCGAAACTGAAGCAACTGTCCAAAGCCGAAGCCGAAGGCTTCTACGCTGAGCACAGCGAGCGCGGTTTCTTCGGTGACCTGGTTGCTTTCATGACTTCCGGTCCGGTTGTCGTTCAGGTTCTGGAAGGTGAAAACGCTATCGCTCGCAACCGTGAGCTGATGGGCGCTACCAATCCTAAAGAAGCTGCTCCAGGCACCATCCGTGCTGACTTCGCTGAATCGATCGACGCCAACGCCGTTCACGGTTCGGACTCCGAAGCTGCTGCCGCTCGCGAAATCGCTTACTTCTTCGCAGCTACTGAAGTAACCACTCGCTAA
- the rlmN gene encoding 23S rRNA (adenine(2503)-C(2))-methyltransferase RlmN, giving the protein MTTSTVKTNLLGLTQPEMEKFFDSIGEKRFRAGQVMKWIHHFGVDDFDAMTNVSKALRDKLKAIAEVRGPEVVSEDISSDGTRKWVVRVASGSCVETVYIPQGKRGTLCVSSQAGCALDCSFCSTGKQGFNSNLTAAEVIGQVWIANKSFGSVPATVDRAITNVVMMGMGEPLLNFDNVVAAMHLMMDDLGYGISKRRVTLSTSGVVPMIDELAKHIDVSLALSLHAPNDALRNQLVPINKKYPLKMLLESCQRYMSALGEKRVLTIEYTLLKDVNDKLEHAVEMIELLKDIPCKINLIPFNPFPHSGYERPSNNAIRRFQDQLHQAGFNVTVRTTRGEDIDAACGQLVGQVLDRTRRSERYIAVRELSADSDLAQNAANTN; this is encoded by the coding sequence ATGACTACATCGACTGTTAAAACAAACCTGCTGGGTCTGACCCAGCCGGAAATGGAAAAATTCTTCGACTCAATCGGGGAGAAGCGTTTCCGTGCCGGTCAGGTAATGAAATGGATTCACCACTTTGGCGTCGATGATTTCGACGCCATGACGAACGTCAGCAAAGCCTTGCGCGACAAGCTCAAGGCCATTGCTGAAGTGCGTGGTCCGGAAGTGGTCAGCGAGGACATCTCCAGCGACGGCACCCGTAAATGGGTGGTGCGCGTGGCGTCCGGCAGCTGCGTCGAGACCGTGTACATTCCCCAGGGCAAGCGCGGCACTCTGTGCGTTTCGTCCCAGGCAGGCTGTGCCCTGGATTGCAGTTTCTGCTCCACCGGCAAGCAAGGCTTCAACAGCAACCTCACCGCCGCCGAAGTCATCGGTCAGGTGTGGATTGCCAACAAATCTTTCGGCAGCGTCCCGGCCACCGTCGACCGCGCCATCACCAACGTGGTGATGATGGGCATGGGCGAGCCGTTGCTGAACTTCGACAACGTCGTCGCCGCCATGCATCTGATGATGGATGACCTTGGCTACGGGATCTCCAAGCGCCGCGTGACCCTGTCCACCTCGGGTGTGGTGCCGATGATCGATGAGCTGGCCAAGCACATCGACGTGTCCCTGGCGTTGTCCCTGCACGCACCGAATGACGCATTGCGTAACCAATTGGTGCCGATCAACAAGAAATATCCGCTTAAGATGCTGCTCGAGTCGTGCCAGCGCTACATGTCCGCCCTTGGCGAGAAACGTGTGCTGACCATCGAGTACACCTTGCTCAAGGACGTCAACGACAAGCTTGAGCACGCGGTGGAAATGATCGAGTTGCTTAAAGATATCCCGTGCAAGATCAACCTGATTCCATTCAACCCGTTCCCGCACTCCGGGTACGAGCGGCCGAGCAACAACGCCATCCGCCGCTTCCAGGATCAGTTGCATCAGGCCGGTTTCAACGTCACTGTGCGCACCACTCGTGGTGAAGACATCGACGCCGCATGTGGTCAATTGGTAGGGCAGGTGCTGGATCGCACCCGTCGCAGCGAACGTTACATCGCCGTGCGCGAGTTGAGCGCCGACAGCGATCTGGCACAGAACGCCGCGAACACTAACTAA
- the pilW gene encoding type IV pilus biogenesis/stability protein PilW has protein sequence MSLRFALLLLLASLCAGCVLSGDYNPMKTSKGRDEARAAYVQLGLGYLQQGMTERAKVPLKKALELDGSDPDANAALGLVFQAEMEPALADEHFRKALSSRPADARILNNYGSFLYEEQRYKEAYERFEQAAADTLYPERSRVFENLGMTAAKLGQRDLAQQQLEKALRLNRQQPRALLEMAELSFEDRHYVPARDYYDRFSQLTEQNARSLLLGVRLAKVFEDRDKAASYGLQLKRLYPGTPEYQQYLSEQ, from the coding sequence ATGTCCCTGCGCTTTGCGCTGCTGTTGCTGTTGGCCAGCCTGTGTGCTGGTTGTGTCCTGTCGGGTGACTACAACCCGATGAAGACCAGCAAGGGCCGCGATGAAGCGCGGGCTGCCTACGTGCAGCTGGGCCTGGGCTACCTGCAGCAGGGCATGACCGAGCGCGCCAAGGTGCCTTTGAAAAAAGCACTGGAGCTGGACGGTTCCGACCCCGACGCCAATGCGGCCCTCGGTCTGGTGTTTCAGGCCGAGATGGAGCCGGCACTGGCCGACGAGCACTTTCGCAAGGCCTTGTCCTCACGTCCTGCCGATGCGCGCATCCTCAACAACTACGGCAGTTTTCTCTACGAAGAACAGCGCTACAAGGAAGCCTACGAGCGTTTTGAACAAGCGGCCGCCGATACCCTGTATCCTGAGCGCTCGCGGGTCTTCGAAAACCTCGGCATGACCGCCGCCAAGCTTGGCCAGCGTGATCTGGCCCAGCAACAGCTGGAAAAAGCCCTGCGCCTGAATCGCCAACAACCACGCGCATTGCTGGAAATGGCTGAGTTGTCCTTCGAAGACAGGCATTATGTGCCCGCGCGTGACTATTACGACCGTTTCAGCCAGCTCACCGAACAAAATGCACGTAGTCTATTGCTCGGCGTTCGGCTGGCAAAAGTGTTTGAAGATCGCGACAAGGCAGCCAGTTACGGTCTGCAATTAAAACGACTCTATCCCGGTACGCCGGAATATCAGCAATACCTGTCGGAGCAATGA
- a CDS encoding RodZ domain-containing protein, protein MKAAHPEVVAANRVNPGETLRQARESNGWSLAEVALKLNLTVTSLSNLEAGAFDKLPGHTFARGYIRAYAKLLGMDQTVLVQQFDQSTGTDSQGSNVHALGRIEEPVRVSHTILRIVSLLLLIAVIGGGFVWWQDQTSQRTRDLTSLAPEHVEVEGADGTTQIHPIDEPEDQAVAENQADNSTSLALPQSETSAESTGAESAAPATEPAAPALAPSAPAQTPAPVVAAPATSAPNVPAAPAPTAPVAQAPSAEAAAPVAGEGQVQLQFTGDCWAQVTDGRGKVIFSGLKHKGDSVTVSGKPPLNVRLGVARAAQVSYNGQPVDIAPFTSGETARLKLGQ, encoded by the coding sequence ATGAAAGCGGCGCATCCCGAAGTTGTAGCAGCGAATCGCGTAAATCCCGGTGAGACCCTGCGCCAGGCCCGCGAAAGCAATGGCTGGTCGCTGGCCGAAGTGGCCCTCAAGCTCAACCTCACCGTGACGTCCCTGAGCAATCTTGAAGCCGGCGCTTTCGACAAGCTGCCGGGGCATACCTTCGCTCGCGGTTACATTCGCGCCTATGCCAAATTGCTCGGCATGGACCAGACCGTTCTGGTTCAGCAATTCGACCAGTCCACCGGCACCGATTCCCAGGGCAGCAACGTTCACGCCCTCGGTCGTATCGAAGAGCCGGTGCGGGTTTCCCACACCATTTTGCGTATCGTCAGCCTGTTGCTGCTGATCGCGGTCATCGGCGGCGGATTCGTCTGGTGGCAGGATCAGACCTCCCAGCGCACCCGCGATCTGACCAGCCTGGCGCCGGAGCACGTCGAAGTCGAAGGCGCTGACGGCACCACGCAGATCCACCCGATCGACGAGCCGGAAGACCAGGCTGTCGCCGAAAATCAGGCTGACAATTCGACATCGCTGGCCTTGCCGCAGTCGGAAACCAGTGCTGAATCGACCGGCGCCGAATCTGCTGCGCCAGCGACCGAGCCAGCTGCCCCGGCACTTGCGCCAAGCGCTCCGGCACAGACGCCTGCACCAGTGGTGGCGGCTCCGGCCACTTCAGCGCCGAATGTCCCCGCGGCACCTGCCCCGACCGCGCCGGTCGCACAAGCGCCAAGCGCTGAAGCAGCTGCTCCGGTTGCCGGCGAAGGCCAGGTGCAATTGCAGTTCACCGGCGATTGCTGGGCACAGGTGACCGATGGCCGTGGCAAAGTGATTTTCAGTGGTCTGAAGCATAAAGGCGACAGCGTGACCGTTTCCGGCAAACCGCCGCTCAATGTGCGTCTGGGCGTTGCCCGCGCAGCACAGGTCAGCTACAACGGCCAACCGGTCGACATCGCTCCGTTCACCAGTGGCGAGACTGCTCGCCTGAAGTTGGGTCAATAA
- the ispG gene encoding flavodoxin-dependent (E)-4-hydroxy-3-methylbut-2-enyl-diphosphate synthase, with product MHGESPIKRRESRKIWVGNVPVGGDAPIAVQSMTNSDTNDVAATVAQINRLEAAGVDIVRVSVPDMDAAEAFGKIKQLVKVPLVADIHFDYKIALRVAELGVDCLRINPGNIGREDRVRAVVDAARDRGIPIRIGVNAGSLEKDLQKKYGEPTPAALVESALRHVEHLERLNFQDFKVSVKASDVFMAVEAYRLLAKEIVQPLHLGITEAGGLRSGTVKSAVGLGMLLAEGIGDTIRISLAADPVEEVKVGYDILKSLHLRSRGINFIACPSCSRQNFDVVKTMNELEGRLEDLLVPLDVAVIGCVVNGPGEAKEAHIGLTGGTPNLIYIDGKPSQKLTNDNLVDELEKLIRQKAAEKVEADAAVIARG from the coding sequence ATGCACGGCGAATCTCCAATCAAACGTCGCGAATCGCGCAAGATCTGGGTCGGCAACGTACCGGTGGGCGGCGATGCGCCGATCGCTGTGCAGAGCATGACCAACAGCGACACCAATGACGTCGCCGCGACCGTGGCGCAGATCAATCGTCTGGAAGCCGCCGGCGTCGACATCGTCCGCGTCTCGGTGCCGGACATGGACGCCGCCGAGGCGTTCGGCAAGATCAAGCAACTGGTCAAAGTGCCGTTGGTGGCCGATATCCACTTCGACTACAAAATCGCCTTGCGCGTGGCCGAACTGGGCGTGGACTGCCTACGCATCAACCCGGGCAACATCGGCCGTGAAGACCGCGTGCGTGCTGTGGTCGATGCTGCCCGTGATCGCGGTATTCCGATCCGCATCGGTGTCAACGCCGGTTCGCTGGAAAAAGACCTGCAAAAGAAATACGGCGAGCCGACCCCGGCGGCGCTGGTCGAATCCGCGCTGCGCCACGTTGAACACCTCGAACGCCTGAATTTCCAGGACTTCAAGGTTAGCGTGAAAGCCTCCGACGTGTTCATGGCCGTCGAAGCCTACCGTTTGCTGGCGAAAGAAATCGTCCAGCCGCTGCACCTCGGCATCACTGAAGCTGGCGGTTTGCGCTCGGGCACAGTGAAATCCGCCGTAGGCCTAGGTATGCTGCTCGCCGAAGGGATTGGCGATACTATCCGCATCTCGCTGGCGGCCGACCCGGTCGAGGAAGTGAAGGTCGGTTACGACATTCTCAAGTCTTTGCATCTGCGTTCCCGTGGCATCAACTTCATCGCCTGCCCGAGCTGCTCGCGGCAGAACTTCGATGTGGTCAAGACCATGAACGAGCTGGAAGGGCGCCTTGAAGACCTGCTGGTGCCGCTGGATGTCGCGGTCATCGGTTGCGTGGTCAATGGTCCCGGCGAAGCCAAGGAAGCCCATATCGGCTTGACCGGCGGCACGCCCAACCTGATTTACATCGACGGCAAACCGTCGCAGAAGCTGACGAATGACAATCTGGTGGACGAGCTGGAAAAGCTGATCCGCCAGAAAGCGGCCGAGAAGGTCGAAGCTGACGCTGCCGTTATCGCGCGCGGCTGA